From Primulina eburnea isolate SZY01 unplaced genomic scaffold, ASM2296580v1 ctg973_ERROPOS8729711, whole genome shotgun sequence, a single genomic window includes:
- the LOC140822648 gene encoding dof zinc finger protein DOF4.6-like, with product MDTNAQWPQGIGVVKPQVDQKKPRPQKEQAINCPRCSSTNTKFCYYNNYSLSQPRYFCKTCRRYWTEGGTLRNVPVGGGSRKNKRSSTVLPSVNSSKKLVVPSPPNFSPQNSKIHEGQDLNLAYNPSHYNGFPEFIPFPFGSDTKNLESQNPNNTSSNPSYFPVMELLKTGISSRGSLSSFMTNIPPVSDNSNSVFSSGNNFPVHGFKSSLSFSLDHGVDHNQNGYGNLQDHTNSSRILFPFEELKPVSTNEQFEQDRGPAESNGYWTGMLPEGSW from the exons ATGGATACTAATGCTCAGTGGCCACAG GGAATTGGAGTTGTGAAACCACAAGTTGATCAGAAGAAGCCGAGGCCTCAAAAGGAACAAGCAATAAACTGCCCTAGATGCAGTTCtacaaacacaaagttctgTTATTACAACAACTACAGTCTCTCTCAGCCAAGATACTTTTGCAAGACTTGTAGAAggtactggactgaaggtggaACCTTGAGAAATGTTCCAGTTGGCGGAGgatcaagaaaaaacaaaaGATCTTCTACTGTGCTTCCATCCGTAAATTCTTCCAAGAAATTAGTGGTCCCGAGCCCACCAAATTTTTCACCTCAGAATTCCAAGATCCATGAAGGGCAGGACCTGAATTTAGCTTATAATCCATCCCACTATAATGGATTTCCTGAATTCATTCCTTTTCCATTCGGAAGTGACACAAAAAATCTTGAATCTCAAAACCCTAACAACACTTCTTCGAATCCTTCTTATTTTCCAGTCATGGAGCTTCTCAAGACGGGGATCAGTTCAAGGGGATCACTGAGTTCTTTCATGACAAATATCCCACCAGTTTCTGATAATTCTAACTCAGTTTTTTCATCTGGTAACAATTTTCCCGTGCATGGATTCAAATCAAGCTTGAGTTTTTCGTTAGATCATGGAGTCGATCATAATCAAAATGGATACGGGAATCTGCAAGATCACACAAACTCATCAAGGATTTTGTTCCCTTTTGAAGAATTGAAGCCTGTTTCGACAAACGAGCAGTTTGAGCAAGATAGAGGGCCAGCAGAATCAAATGGATACTGGACTGGAATGCTTCCGGAGGGTTCTTGGTGA
- the LOC140822646 gene encoding pentatricopeptide repeat-containing protein At2g13600-like, which yields MNLTTQPPPFVWSKPANGISLQNPIRCKLDGDINSTAYATVLDSCSSIGYGKQVHAHLLKNGFHMREFVGTKLMQMYGKCGSLEDVVRVFDKMPDRNLYTYTAILNLCLDNRLFHEAFIYFEELLFEDVELEFFVFPVVSKICGGYGGVELGRQIHGMVLKIGVSSHNYVGNSLIDMYGKCGSLDDAKRILSKMSTRDCVSWNSMVTACAANGLVFEAMEFSEAMSKQSNSTPNLVSWSALISGFAQNGYDQQALDLLYKMRASGCHPNARILASILPASARLKKLRLGKEIYGYITRHGFMSSPYVVNGLVDLYRRIGDMESAYKIFLKFSVRDEVSYNTMIAGYCDNGMILKAKELFDRMEGEGVRKDLITWNTMISGFADNFRFTEALRMFTELIQKGEVEPDSFTLGSALGACADSESLLLGEAIHSYCIIKGLESNLFVSGALVDMYCRCQELESAEIALQGVQERDIVIWNALISGYSRCNQMENMQTCLQQMRADGFEPNVYTWNGIIAGYVENDHHESALQLVSEMQASKVKPDIYTVGIVLPACSRLATIERGKQIHAYAIRCGFESDAYIVAALIDMYAKCGTINRAKLIHSRTNGRSYNLVTQNAMLNAYAMHGYGEDGIAFFRDMLMDGCTPDNVTFLAVLSSCVHAGAVDTGVEFFDLMGNYGVTPTLKHYTCMVDLLSRAGELKQACKVIDSMPMNPDTVLWAALLNSCVIHGDMDLGEMAASKLFELEPNNSANYVMLANLYASTARWHRLKRIRKHMKDEQMQKNPGCSWIEDKDETHVFMAFDLTHKRAKEIYDVLDNLTAQMKLKHV from the coding sequence ATGAATTTGACCACCCAACCGCCGCCATTTGTGTGGAGCAAGCCCGCCAACGGAATTTCATTGCAAAACCCGATAAGATGCAAGCTCGATGGAGATATAAATTCCACTGCGTATGCTACCGTACTCGATTCCTGCAGCTCCATAGGATATGGAAAACAGGTTCACGCTCACTTGCTCAAAAATGGGTTCCACATGCGAGAGTTTGTCGGGACTAAATTGATGCAAATGTATGGTAAATGTGGTAGTCTCGAGGATGTTGTTCGAGTGTTCGACAAAATGCCTGACAGGAACTTGTACACATACACAGCGATTCTTAACCTGTGTTTAGATAATCGGCTCTTTCACGaagcttttatttattttgaggaGTTGCTGTTCGAGGATGTTGAGTTGGAGTTTTTCGTCTTCCCAGTGGTGTCGAAGATATGTGGGGGATATGGAGGGGTTGAATTGGGGAGACAGATACACGGTATGGTGTTGAAAATTGGAGTGTCTTCTCATAATTACGTGGGGAATTCGTTGATTGATATGTATGGAAAATGTGGGAGTTTGGACGACGCCAAGAGGATTTTGAGTAAAATGTCGACAAGGGATTGTGTTTCCTGGAATTCAATGGTTACAGCCTGTGCTGCTAATGGGTTGGTCtttgaagcaatggaattttCGGAGGCGATGTCGAAACAGAGTAACTCAACTCCAAACCTTGTTTCTTGGAGCGCTTTGATCAGTGGGTTTGCTCAGAACGGATACGACCAGCAAGCACTTGATTTGCTGTACAAAATGAGAGCTTCAGGATGTCATCCGAATGCACGTATATTAGCAAGCATTCTTCCAGCCAGCGCAAGATTGAAAAAATTGAGATTGGGGAAAGAAATCTATGGATACATAACAAGACATGGATTTATGTCTAGTCCTTATGTTGTTAATGGATTAGTTGATCTTTACAGGAGGATTGGCGATATGGAAAGTGCTTACAAGATCTTTTTGAAGTTTTCGGTGAGAGATGAGGTATCTTATAATACTATGATAGCAGGGTATTGTGATAACGGGATGATTCTAAAGGCAAAAGAGCTATTTGATCGAATGGAGGGTGAAGGTGTAAGGAAGGATTTGATTACTTGGAACACAATGATTTCGGGGTTCGCAGATAATTTCAGATTCACAGAGGCTTTGAGAATGTTCACAGAATTAATTCAAAAGGGAGAAGTTGAACCAGACTCATTTACCTTGGGGAGTGCTCTTGGTGCTTGCGCTGACTCGGAATCTCTCCTATTAGGTGAGGCAATTCATTCATATTGCATCATCAAAGGCCTCGAGTCAAATCTGTTCGTGAGTGGAGCATTAGTAGACATGTACTGCAGATGCCAGGAACTGGAATCTGCAGAAATAGCCTTACAGGGAGTACAGGAAAGAGATATAGTGATATGGAATGCTTTAATTTCTGGTTATTCTCGATGCAACCAGATGGAAAATATGCAAACCTGTTTGCAGCAGATGAGAGCCGATGGATTTGAGCCTAATGTATATACATGGAACGGAATAATCGCAGGATATGTGGAGAATGATCACCATGAGTCGGCTCTGCAGTTGGTCTCTGAGATGCAGGCTTCAAAAGTGAAACCTGATATATATACTGTCGGTATAGTTTTACCTGCATGCTCAAGGTTAGCCACGATCGAACGGGGCAAGCAAATTCACGCTTATGCCATCAGATGTGGATTTGAATCAGATGCTTATATTGTAGCAGCTCTGATAGATATGTATGCCAAGTGTGGTACGATCAACCGTGCAAAACTAATTCATTCAAGGACTAATGGAAGAAGCTATAATTTGGTTACCCAAAATGCGATGCTAAATGCATATGCGATGCATGGATATGGAGAGGATGGGATTGCTTTCTTCCGTGACATGCTGATGGATGGTTGTACACCAGACAATGTGACTTTCCTAGCTGTTCTTTCGTCATGTGTTCACGCAGGAGCAGTGGATACAGGAGTAGAGTTCTTTGATTTGATGGGGAATTATGGTGTAACACCAACCTTAAAACACTATACATGTATGGTTGACCTTCTAAGTCGTGCTGGCGAACTCAAACAAGCTTGCAAAGTGATCGACAGTATGCCTATGAATCCGGATACGGTGCTTTGGGCTGCTTTGCTAAACAGTTGTGTTATTCATGGGGATATGGATCTAGGCGAAATGGCAGCATCTAAGCTTTTCGAGTTGGAACCAAACAATTCAGCGAACTATGTGATGCTTGCAAATCTATATGCTTCTACTGCTAGATGGCATCGGCTTAAAAGGATAAGAAAACATATGAAGGATGAACAAATGCAAAAAAATCCAGGGTGCAGTTGGATTGAGGATAAAGATGAAACTCATGTGTTTATGGCATTTGACTTAACTCACAAAAGAGCAAAAGAGATTTATGATGTTTTGGATAATTTAACAGCACAGATGAAATTGAAACATGTCTAG
- the LOC140822647 gene encoding uncharacterized protein: MYFTKPFWSDSLTAESEAEPQSPVLELVKSLDKQRLYREVTLALRTGLREARAEFSFLRIRGLRSILKFLRSVAESDDMIDLFRHSQSIPELQVVPVLFQHSLKEMEDQTVTCLDHIFTVEPMNITSPSTDAEVALALRVLEGCCLLHGDSAISAHQHKAIAVLMSIWSTRGVLEHGACLDAFITIMLDSSSNQMDFEECDIIEEVAMLIRDKQVDENLRLKCGEFLLLIIGHLNGRKTPPVVRIHEDIRRFLGEKSASLIWAASQIGSTQNPEERLTALHIQARRVLDSVDIY; encoded by the exons ATGTACTTTACGAAGCCGTTTTGGAGCGACAGCCTGACCGCGGAGTCGGAAGCCGAGCCCCAATCGCCGGTACTTGAGCTCGTGAAATCGCTGGACAAGCAGAGACTGTATAGAGAGGTGACGCTCGCGCTCCGAACCGGGTTACGGGAAGCGCGCGCGgagttttctttccttcgaATTCGCGGACTCCGTAGCATTCTCAAGTTCCTCCGATCCGTCGCCGAGTCGGATGATATGATAGATCTGTTTCGTCACTCGCAATCCATTCCTGAACTCCAGG TGGTTCCTGTTCTGTTTCAACATTCTCTTAAAGAGATGGAAGACCAGACAGTGACATGTTTGGATCACATATTTACTGTTGAACCCATGAATATAACCAGTCCTTCGACTGATGCTGAAGTGGCTCTTGCACTGCGAGTTCTTGAAGGATGCTGTCTTCTTCACGGAGATAGTGCAATCTCGGCTCATCAACACAAGGCGATAGCC GTTTTGATGAGTATATGGTCAACTCGTGGAGTACTTGAGCATGGTGCATGCCTGGATGCTTTCATAACAATTATGCTAGATTCTTCTTCCAATCAAATG GACTTTGAGGAATGCGACATCATTGAGGAAGTTGCTATGCTTATTAGAGATAAACAAGTGGATGAAAATCTAAG GCTGAAATGTGGGGAGTTTCTGTTGCTAATCATTGGGCATCTAAATGGAAGAAAAACACCTCCCGTGGTCAGAATACACGAGGACATAAGGCGATTCCTAGGGGAAAAATCTGCCTCCTTAATATGGGCAGCAAGTCAAATTGGATCGACCCAGAATCCAGAGGAAAGATTGACAGCTTTGCATATTCAAGCCAGAAGGGTGCTTGACTCAGTTGATATTTACTGA
- the LOC140822640 gene encoding U-box domain-containing protein 44-like: MERNDGAADILLDIAQSTYGAVVAAGKVHIQKENFKKYSIFLEKTAIFLRKLSEFKVQNLDSFDSAIANLKQEIKFAKHLSAECSKRNKIYLLLSCRRIAKEIEKSTNNIGRVMSIFCLGTLEVSSETKDQILNLCKDMENTQYQVPAIEEEILQKIETGIEERNVDSSYASDLLNGICGYIGISNENEELKIVFKNFKDEIDSLESRAEALWMEQIIVLLGNADIVTTPKEKKIKYFTKRDSLGRQQLEPLQSFYCPITGDVMVDPVETFSGQTFEREAIEKWLEEGNHFCPLTKTSLSKSSLRPNRRLRESIEEWRKRNIMIRIASMKSEIQSSDEMEQLNALKKLHGYCIMSELHREWIVMEDYIPILASLLSLKSSEFRVHSLAILYSLAKDGDDNKERIGNVNHCIKYIVRSLARKVDESILALQLLLELSKSRFVNLIGSERGCILLLVTLASSDDTRALEHAKKILDNLAHLDQNVIQMARAKYFEPLLQRLCEGPTSMQVIMAETLGEIELTDHNKLCLSREGVLKPLLNMLHNSDIDVNKAAVKALQNLSGVAQNGLQLIKEGAKDPLFELLFNHNLSFPDFRENVAKTIMHLAISTTTQKAFEDQISLLESEEDVFKLFSLISLTEPDMQQTLLLTFQALCKSSSGFAVRTNLRQICAVKVLIQLWEFEDLSLRENSVKLFYNLIQDGGHSTFSEHTNKKCISTLVTIIRSPTNEEELSAAVGIISRLPHDPQTYQNLLELGALKAVIDCLACRSTHASDKKGIIENATESLCRFTVPSNLECQKKVAESGIIPDLVSLLESGTSCTKQNVAITLKQLSENTSKLTFMDKKSPFFSCCLKSPETTCPLHGGICTIESSFCLLEARAVRPLLLVMDESDTRARESALDAILTLVVDGENLQKGSKILDEAGVVPKIIKTLDSSSSGMQEKALGALQRIFKLVEFRTKYGKSAEMFLVEITQRGSGIAKSLAARILVQLGVLHEQSTFF, translated from the exons ATGGAAAGAAATGACGGTGCAGCTGATATTCTTCTTGATATTGCTCAATCAACATATGGAGCAGTAGTTGCTGCAGGAAAAGTCCATATTCAGAAGGAGAATTTCAAGAAATACTcaattttcttggagaaaacaGCAATTTTTCTACGAAAGTTGTCCGAGTTCAAAGTGCAAAATCTTGATTCCTTTGATAGTGCTATTGCGAATCTTaaacaagaaataaaatttGCAAAGCATCTTTCTGCGGAATGCAGCAAGCGGAATAAAATCTATCTCCTCCTAAGTTGTAGGAGGATTGCAAAGGAAATAGAGAAAAGTACTAACAATATTGGTCGAGTTATGAGCATATTCTGTTTAGGAACTTTGGAGGTCTCATCTGAAACAAAGgatcagattttgaatctgtgCAAAGATATGGAGAACACCCAGTATCAAGTACCAGCAATAGAGGAAGAAATCTTGCAGAAAATAGAAACCGGTATAGAAGAGCGGAATGTTGATAGTTCCTATGCGAGTGATTTGCTGAATGGTATCTGTGGGTATATAGGAATCTCAAACGAAAATGAGGAACTAAAGATAgtattcaaaaatttcaaggaTGAGATAGACAGCCTCGAATCGAGGGCAGAGGCTTTATGGATGGAACAGATCATTGTACTGCTAGGAAATGCTGATATAGTCACGACCCCTAAAGAAAAGAAGATAAAGTATTTTACAAAACGCGACTCGTTAGGGAGGCAGCAATTGGAACCTCTCCAGTCATTTTACTGTCCGATAACCGGTGATGTCATGGTGGATCCTGTGGAGACTTTTTCTGGGCAGACGTTCGAGAGAGAAGCAATCGAGAAATGGTTGGAGGAAGGGAATCACTTCTGCCCGTTGACAAAAACTTCGTTGAGTAAATCATCCCTACGACCAAACAGAAGACTTCGAGAATCTATCGAAGAGTGGAGAAAGCGAAATATCATGATCCGCATAGCTTCTatgaaatctgaaatccagtcAAGTGATGAGATGGAACAGCTAAATGCTCTCAAGAAACTGCACGGATATTGCATAATGAGTGAGCTGCACAGGGAATGGATTGTAATGGAGGACTATATACCAATTCTCGCCAGCCTTCTTTCTCTAAAAAGTAGTGAATTTAGAGTGCATTCTTTGGCCATTCTTTACTCCCTTGCAAAGGATGGAGATGATAACAAG GAGAGGATTGGTAACGTAAACCACTGCATCAAATACATAGTTCGCTCTCTTGCACGTAAGGTTGATGAAAGTATACTAGCATTGCAACTGCTTTTGGAACTGTCGAAAAGTAGATTTGTTAACCTAATTGGGAGTGAGCGTGGTTGCATACTTCTCCTTGTCACTTTAGCAAGCAGTGATGATACTCGAGCTTTGGAACACGCTAAGAAGATTTTGGACAACCTAGCACACCTTGATCAGAATGTTATACAGATGGCACGGGCGAAATATTTTGAACCTTTATTGCAGCGTCTCTGTGAAG GACCTACAAGTATGCAAGTGATTATGGCCGAGACGTTGGGCGAGATTGAACTGACTGATCATAACAAGCTTTGTCTTTCTAGAGAGGGGGTGTTAAAGCCACTTCTTAATATGCTTCATAATAGTGATATAGACGTAAATAAAGCAGCCGTTAAAGCTCTACAGAACCTCTCAGGAGTGGCACAGAATGGGCTGCAACTAATTAAAGAAGGTGCTAAAGATCCATTATTTGAGCTTCTCTTTAATCACAACTTGTCGTTCCCTGACTTCCGTGAAAATGTCGCGAAAACGATCATGCACTTAGCCATTTCGACGACTACACAAAAAGCGTTTGAGGATCAGATTTCACTTTTGGAAAGCGAGGAGGATGTTTTTAAATTGTTCTCTCTTATTTCATTAACTGAACCTGATATGCAACAAACACTCCTTCTCACGTTCCAAGCTTTGTGTAAGTCGTCTTCCGGTTTTGCTGTAAGGACTAACCTGAGACAG ATCTGTGCTGTCAAAGTACTGATCCAATTATGGGAATTTGAAGACCTTTCTTTGAGGGAAAACTCTGTAAAATTGTTCTATAATCTAATTCAAGATGGTGGCCATTCAACGTTCTCGGAGCATACAAACAAGAAATGCATTAGTACTTTGGTAACTATAATCAGAAGTCCCACTAATGAAGAAGAATTATCTGCTGCAGTGGGCATAATCTCTCGTCTCCCACACGATCCTCAGACATATCAGAATCTTCTAGAACTTGGAGCTCTAAAAGCCGTCATTGATTGCCTCGCTTGCAGAAGCACTCACGCTTCAGATAAGAAAGGGATCATAGAAAACGCTACCGAATCCCTATGTCGTTTCACGGTTCCCTCGAATCTTGAATGCCAAAAAAAAGTAGCAGAATCAGGAATCATCCCTGATCTGGTGTCACTACTTGAATCCGGAACTTCTTGTACCAAACAAAATGTAGCTATCACGCTGAAACAGTTGTCGGAAAACACAAGCAAGTTGACCTTCATGGACAAAAAAAGTCCTTTCTTCAGTTGTTGTTTGAAGTCTCCAGAAACTACCTGTCCTTTACACGGTGGGATTTGTACCATCGAATCATCATTCTGCCTTTTGGAGGCTCGTGCTGTGAGACCCCTTCTGCTCGTAATGGATGAATCAGACACCCGCGCTCGTGAATCTGCCTTAGATGCGATTTTAACATTGGTTGTCGATGGTGAAAACCTGCAGAAAGGATCCAAGATTCTTGATGAAGCTGGCGTTGTACCTAAAATAATCAAGACTTTGGATTCGTCTAGCTCGGGTATGCAAGAAAAAGCACTCGGTGCATTACAGCGGATATTTAAACTCGTCGAATTCAGAACTAAGTATGGGAAATCTGCAGAGATGTTTCTAGTGGAAATCACTCAGAGGGGGAGTGGTATCGCAAAATCTTTGGCTGCCAGAATACTGGTTCAGTTGGGTGTACTGCATGAACAGTCAACTTTTTTCTGA